A single genomic interval of Syngnathoides biaculeatus isolate LvHL_M chromosome 1, ASM1980259v1, whole genome shotgun sequence harbors:
- the LOC133499682 gene encoding protein C1orf43 homolog → MADSPPLSGVNVVLVMAYGSLVFVLLFIFVKRQIMRFAMRSRRGPHAPIGHNAPKNLREQIESRLSKVHEIRFEPRLLPKDDARLRRGSELSCYNYLYRMKALDAIRDSGIPLEEMCSCPNAFTGRSFRNWLLELRDSHALIKSSHGALIDRLLEGYDNARHGTGVFGEVEFLEYQEALNQLANVVKAYWSANSVELQHQSAAKDLTGSPARNAPSTIQVTYLPSTGPRSKRPKHFLELKSFKDNYNTLESTL, encoded by the exons ATGGCGGACTCGCCGCCGCTGTCGGGGGTTAATGTGGTCCTGGTGATGGCGTATGGCAGCTTG GTGTTCGTGCTGCTCTTCATATTCGTCAAAAGACAAATTATGCGTTTCGCCATGAGATCCCGCCGCGGCCCGCACGCACCCATCGGCCACAATGCcccaaag AATCTGCGTGAGCAGATCGAATCCCGGTTGTCTAAAGTTCACGAGATCCGGTTCgaaccccgtctcctgcccaaagatgaTGCCAGGCTCAGGCGTGGTTCAGAGCTGA GTTGCTATAACTACCTGTACAGGATGAAAGCTTTGGATGCCATTCGAGACTCAG GCATCCCCTTGGAGGAGATGTGCAGCTGCCCGAACGCCTTCACGGGCCGAAGCTTCCGGAACTGGCTGCTGGAGCTGCGCGACTCGCACGCGCTGATCAAGAGCAGCCACGGGGCGCTCATCGACCGGCTGCTGGAGGGCTACGACAACGCCCGCCACGGCACCGGG GTGTTTGGGGAAGTggaatttctggaatatcaAGAGGCACTGAACCAGTTAGCAAACGT CGTGAAGGCATACTGGAGCGCCAACAGCGTGGAACTGCAGCACCAGTCGGCCGCCAAGGACCTGACGGGTTCCCCGGCCCGCAACGCTCCGTCCACCATCCAGGTGACCTACCTGCCGTCGACCGGCCCGCGCAGCAAGAGGCCCAAGCACTTCCTGGAGCTGAAAAGTTTCAAAGACAACTACAACACACTGGAGAGCACGTTATGA
- the tuft1b gene encoding tuftelin 1b isoform X3 translates to MLTDEVSQIQEVRYCLKTLREQMAARQNGNIKKYPTNGYAVNNIPHNLTPVANGNTTCSYTEHDDGADHHVQHLREETKRLYAQIKDLESRHREERERLQTESEEQRARLRAQSERLQRAETESSARGRRVEELQRLLGNLEAESGLLRDKMAAGEAELLRLQADDGEGEEKVERCGQLETEVAVLKEKIHHLDDMLKCQQRKVRNMIEQLQNSRTILQERDRVIGDLEEKVAFLEAENREMHDHMEHFLSGRDPPPLKSAENKPVIIYSKPLMPSTHSNKTLPFIKVIEIKS, encoded by the exons ATGTTGACCGACGAAGTGTCGCAGATCCAAGAG GTGAGGTACTGTCTGAAGACGCTCAGGGAGCAGATGGCGGCCAGGCAAAACGGTAACATCAAGAAA TATCCCACCAATGGCTACGCAGTCAATAACATACCCCACAACCTGACACCCGTCGCCAATGGCAACACCACATGCAGTTACACTGAGCATGAT GACGGCGCCGATCATCACGTGCAGCACCTGAGGGAAGAAACCAAGCGCCTCTACGCCCAGATAAAAGACTTGGAGAGTCGACATcgggaggagagggagagactCCAG ACGGAGTCGGAAGAGCAGCGGGCGCGCCTGCGGGCGCAGTCGGAGCGTCTCCAGCGGGCGGAGACGGAGTCGTCCGCGCGAGGGCGGCGGGTGGAGGAGCTGCAGAGGCTGCTGGGGAACTTGGAGGCCGAGAGCGGACTCCTGCGGGACAAAATGGCCGCCGGCGAGGCCGAACTGCTGCGGCTCCAGGCGGACGACGGCGAAGGGGAGGAGAAAGTGGAACG GTGTGGCCAGTTGGAAACGGAAGTTGCCGTGCTGAAGGAGAAAATCCACCACCTGGACGACATGCTCAAGTGTCAACAGAGGAAAGTGCGAAATATGATTGAACAG CTGCAGAACTCCCGTACCATCCTTCAGGAGCGAGATCGAGTCATCGGGGATCTGGAGGAGAAGGTGGCCTTCCTGGAAGCCGAG AACCGAGAGATGCACGACCACATGGAGCACTTCCTTTCGGGCCGGGACCCCCCGCCCCTCAAAAGCGCCGAGAACAAGCCGGTCATCATCTACAG caaACCTCTGATGCCGTCCACCCACAGCAACAAGACCCTCCCCTTCATCAAAGTCATCGAGATCAAGTCGTGA
- the tuft1b gene encoding tuftelin 1b isoform X2, protein MSGAKTYDDHQPTTTTESGVPSVPPRNPDEQEGTAQVVTPPEDSVGVTKVHPDDGPETADSVRMLTDEVSQIQEVRYCLKTLREQMAARQNGNIKKYPTNGYAVNNIPHNLTPVANGNTTCSYTEHDDGADHHVQHLREETKRLYAQIKDLESRHREERERLQTESEEQRARLRAQSERLQRAETESSARGRRVEELQRLLGNLEAESGLLRDKMAAGEAELLRLQADDGEGEEKVERCGQLETEVAVLKEKIHHLDDMLKCQQRKVRNMIEQLQNSRTILQERDRVIGDLEEKVAFLEAENREMHDHMEHFLSGRDPPPLKSAENKPVIIYSKPLMPSTHSNKTLPFIKVIEIKS, encoded by the exons GAGAGCGGCGTTCCGTCGGTGCCGCCAAGGAATCCGGACGAGCAGGAAGGAACGGCCCAGGTCGTCACTCCCCCGGAGGATAGCGTGGGAGTCACCAAA GTGCACCCGGACGACGGACCCGAAACGGCGGACAGCGTCAGGATGTTGACCGACGAAGTGTCGCAGATCCAAGAG GTGAGGTACTGTCTGAAGACGCTCAGGGAGCAGATGGCGGCCAGGCAAAACGGTAACATCAAGAAA TATCCCACCAATGGCTACGCAGTCAATAACATACCCCACAACCTGACACCCGTCGCCAATGGCAACACCACATGCAGTTACACTGAGCATGAT GACGGCGCCGATCATCACGTGCAGCACCTGAGGGAAGAAACCAAGCGCCTCTACGCCCAGATAAAAGACTTGGAGAGTCGACATcgggaggagagggagagactCCAG ACGGAGTCGGAAGAGCAGCGGGCGCGCCTGCGGGCGCAGTCGGAGCGTCTCCAGCGGGCGGAGACGGAGTCGTCCGCGCGAGGGCGGCGGGTGGAGGAGCTGCAGAGGCTGCTGGGGAACTTGGAGGCCGAGAGCGGACTCCTGCGGGACAAAATGGCCGCCGGCGAGGCCGAACTGCTGCGGCTCCAGGCGGACGACGGCGAAGGGGAGGAGAAAGTGGAACG GTGTGGCCAGTTGGAAACGGAAGTTGCCGTGCTGAAGGAGAAAATCCACCACCTGGACGACATGCTCAAGTGTCAACAGAGGAAAGTGCGAAATATGATTGAACAG CTGCAGAACTCCCGTACCATCCTTCAGGAGCGAGATCGAGTCATCGGGGATCTGGAGGAGAAGGTGGCCTTCCTGGAAGCCGAG AACCGAGAGATGCACGACCACATGGAGCACTTCCTTTCGGGCCGGGACCCCCCGCCCCTCAAAAGCGCCGAGAACAAGCCGGTCATCATCTACAG caaACCTCTGATGCCGTCCACCCACAGCAACAAGACCCTCCCCTTCATCAAAGTCATCGAGATCAAGTCGTGA